A genomic stretch from Porphyromonadaceae bacterium W3.11 includes:
- a CDS encoding flavodoxin, which yields MMKIGVYYGSSTGTTADVAQRIANELGVANGDVHDISSANAADVGQYDLVVLGTSTWGMGELQDDWVEFKDQLKPYLKGKKVALFGLGDSEGFGDTFCDGVGELYDEFENAGCTFIGETSVEGYSYDSSKAERDGRLVGLLLDEMNQDDLTDERIAAWVAQLK from the coding sequence GTGATGAAAATAGGTGTTTATTATGGGTCTTCAACTGGTACCACTGCTGATGTAGCTCAGAGAATAGCTAATGAGTTAGGAGTGGCCAATGGCGATGTTCACGACATATCAAGTGCTAATGCTGCTGATGTAGGGCAATATGACTTGGTGGTGCTAGGAACATCTACTTGGGGGATGGGAGAGTTGCAAGATGACTGGGTTGAATTTAAGGATCAGCTGAAGCCGTATCTTAAGGGTAAGAAAGTGGCTTTATTTGGGCTTGGTGATTCTGAGGGATTTGGTGATACCTTCTGTGATGGTGTAGGAGAGTTGTACGATGAATTTGAAAATGCGGGATGTACATTTATAGGGGAAACCTCCGTGGAAGGTTATAGCTATGACTCTAGTAAAGCCGAGCGAGATGGGCGACTAGTTGGGCTCTTGCTTGATGAGATGAATCAAGATGACCTAACTGACGAAAGAATTGCGGCGTGGGTAGCACAATTAAAATAA
- a CDS encoding HU family DNA-binding protein encodes MTKAELVGEVSKRTGIEKKLVLETLEAIMETTMDVLQDDDAVYLRGFGSFSVKKRAPKTARNITKQTTIQIPARKVPVFKPSKNFSVKIDKNNA; translated from the coding sequence ATGACTAAAGCTGAACTCGTAGGTGAGGTATCAAAACGTACAGGGATTGAAAAGAAGCTCGTGTTAGAGACATTGGAAGCGATTATGGAAACTACCATGGATGTCCTTCAAGATGATGATGCAGTATATCTGCGTGGATTCGGTAGCTTTAGTGTGAAGAAAAGAGCACCTAAGACTGCTCGTAATATCACAAAGCAAACGACAATACAGATCCCAGCCAGAAAGGTTCCTGTGTTTAAGCCTTCAAAGAACTTTTCGGTGAAGATTGATAAGAATAACGCGTGA
- a CDS encoding glycosyltransferase: protein MSDPLLVMETSWEVCNKIGGIYTVLSSRASTMLMKHGDDGVLFVGPLLRGGDQDDFIAEHDNRLASQLTADCGLEVRIGRWNIPDQPRVILVDYTSLFEDKGALYYEMWSAYGIRGELGYGDYDESCLFAIAAAKVMIAYQKVKESSLVVSIFNEWTTGMGLLYCALHSPAIHTIFVTHATTVGRSIAGNGKPLYGELPNYNGSQMADELNVTCKHVVERLASHQADVFATVSDVTAIEAAQLLDKKVDVVLYNGFEPAFVPDEKDQAILKADGRNKIIRVAERLYGTTISSEAVIIATSGRNEYRNKGLDVFIDALGRIKNQTLQDVIAVIAVPSWVKSPRRDLAFALERNIELTMPMQNPFLTHELNDPWGHPIFSQLSALREQWGHGVFPLFVPAYLDGRDGILDLEYYDFLSALDLTVFASYYEPWGYTPLESIAFGIPTITTDKAGFGVWAEKHSTVGNDLMSGVRVLHRDDYDFDGLSKSLVENILSYIAKSDEEKAEARRAAQELSADAEWSRFYTLYERAIEMALNR from the coding sequence ATGTCTGACCCTTTACTGGTGATGGAAACATCTTGGGAGGTGTGTAATAAGATCGGGGGCATTTATACAGTGCTTAGCTCAAGAGCTTCGACCATGCTCATGAAGCACGGTGATGATGGTGTACTTTTTGTGGGCCCTCTATTGCGTGGGGGAGATCAAGATGATTTCATTGCGGAGCACGATAATCGTCTAGCTTCTCAGCTAACTGCAGATTGTGGACTAGAGGTGAGAATTGGGAGGTGGAACATCCCAGATCAGCCTCGGGTAATCCTTGTGGATTATACCTCTTTGTTTGAAGATAAAGGTGCACTCTATTATGAGATGTGGAGTGCATATGGCATACGAGGTGAGCTGGGTTATGGTGATTACGATGAATCCTGCCTTTTTGCCATTGCGGCAGCAAAGGTAATGATAGCATACCAGAAGGTCAAAGAGTCCAGTCTAGTCGTCTCTATTTTTAACGAATGGACTACTGGGATGGGACTCCTGTACTGTGCACTGCATTCGCCCGCTATACATACTATTTTTGTTACCCATGCGACAACTGTTGGGAGGTCCATTGCTGGTAATGGTAAGCCGTTGTATGGTGAACTGCCTAATTATAATGGCTCTCAGATGGCTGATGAGCTAAATGTTACGTGTAAGCACGTTGTGGAGCGATTAGCTTCTCACCAAGCCGATGTGTTCGCAACGGTTAGCGATGTAACCGCTATTGAAGCGGCTCAGCTTTTGGATAAAAAGGTGGATGTGGTACTGTATAATGGCTTTGAGCCGGCTTTTGTTCCTGATGAAAAAGATCAAGCTATACTAAAAGCAGATGGGCGAAATAAAATCATTCGCGTGGCTGAGCGACTGTATGGTACGACCATTTCCAGTGAGGCCGTAATTATTGCCACTTCAGGTCGGAATGAATACCGTAATAAAGGGTTGGATGTTTTTATTGATGCGCTTGGGCGTATTAAGAATCAAACACTTCAGGATGTTATTGCTGTTATCGCAGTTCCCAGTTGGGTTAAGTCACCGCGGAGAGACTTGGCCTTTGCTCTTGAGCGAAATATTGAACTAACGATGCCGATGCAGAATCCATTTCTGACCCATGAGCTAAATGATCCATGGGGGCATCCCATATTTTCTCAATTAAGTGCCTTGAGAGAGCAGTGGGGGCATGGCGTTTTTCCTCTTTTTGTACCAGCCTATTTAGATGGGAGGGATGGAATTTTAGATCTTGAGTATTATGATTTTCTCTCGGCTCTTGATCTTACCGTTTTTGCTTCTTATTACGAACCATGGGGGTACACCCCTTTGGAGAGCATTGCTTTTGGTATTCCTACGATTACAACTGACAAGGCAGGTTTTGGCGTTTGGGCTGAGAAGCATAGCACCGTTGGTAATGACCTTATGAGTGGTGTTCGGGTATTGCATCGAGATGATTATGACTTTGATGGATTGTCTAAATCGCTAGTGGAGAACATTCTGAGTTATATAGCAAAGTCCGATGAGGAGAAGGCAGAGGCGAGAAGAGCTGCTCAAGAGTTATCAGCTGATGCTGAATGGAGTCGTTTCTACACACTATATGAGAGAGCTATCGAAATGGCTCTTAATAGATAG
- a CDS encoding class II fructose-1,6-bisphosphate aldolase, whose translation MVNYKDLGLVNTREMFAKAVDGGYAIPAFNFNNMEQLQAIIQAAVETNSPVILQVSKGARNYANQTLLRYMAQGAVEYAKELGCEKPQITLHLDHGDTFELCKSCIEMGFSSVMIDGSHLPYEENIKLTKQVVEYAHKFDVTVEGELGVLAGIEDDVSAEKHVYTQPEEVIDFVSRTGVDSLAISIGTSHGANKFTPEQCTRDEKGNLVPPPLRFDILEAIEKKLPGFPIVLHGSSSVPQDLVETINSHGGKLKDAIGIPEDQLRRAAKSAVCKINIDSDGRLAMTAAVRKVFIDSPAEFDPRKYLGPARESLKNLYKHKIENVLGSINKL comes from the coding sequence ATGGTAAATTACAAAGACTTAGGACTGGTAAACACTAGAGAAATGTTTGCGAAAGCAGTAGATGGTGGATACGCTATCCCAGCTTTTAACTTCAACAATATGGAGCAGCTACAGGCAATCATCCAAGCTGCGGTTGAGACAAACTCACCAGTTATTTTACAAGTATCTAAAGGTGCTCGTAACTATGCTAATCAAACCCTATTGCGTTATATGGCTCAAGGAGCTGTAGAGTATGCTAAAGAACTAGGTTGTGAAAAGCCTCAAATCACACTTCACCTTGACCACGGGGATACTTTTGAACTCTGTAAGAGTTGTATCGAAATGGGCTTCTCAAGTGTGATGATTGATGGAAGTCACCTACCTTACGAAGAAAATATTAAGCTAACCAAGCAAGTGGTAGAGTATGCACACAAATTTGATGTTACCGTTGAGGGCGAATTGGGTGTCCTAGCGGGTATCGAGGATGATGTGTCTGCGGAAAAGCATGTCTATACTCAGCCAGAAGAAGTGATTGACTTTGTGAGCCGCACAGGCGTGGACTCTCTAGCAATCTCTATTGGGACTAGCCACGGGGCTAATAAGTTTACACCAGAGCAATGCACACGTGATGAGAAGGGCAATCTAGTACCACCTCCACTTCGTTTTGATATCCTAGAAGCTATCGAGAAGAAGCTACCAGGCTTCCCAATCGTATTACACGGATCAAGCTCTGTACCACAAGACCTAGTTGAGACCATTAATAGTCATGGTGGTAAATTGAAGGATGCTATTGGTATCCCAGAGGATCAACTACGCAGAGCAGCTAAGTCTGCAGTATGTAAGATTAATATTGACTCTGACGGAAGGTTGGCAATGACTGCAGCTGTCCGCAAGGTCTTTATCGATAGCCCTGCCGAGTTTGACCCTCGTAAATACCTAGGCCCAGCTCGTGAAAGCCTTAAGAACCTTTATAAGCACAAGATAGAGAACGTACTAGGCTCTATCAATAAGCTATAA
- a CDS encoding Rne/Rng family ribonuclease yields the protein MKSELIIDVRQKEVSIAVLEDSRLVELQREKQNIAFSVGDIYLGKVKKIMPGLNAAFVDIGHRKEAFLHYRDLGNGFLTAKSFLAAQRKFGKSFSPEKVKLEKEIEKGGAIADMLSQGDEVMVQITKEAISTKGPRLSTELSFAGRYLVLIPFSEKVSVSQKIRSGEERQRLKMLVQSIKPKNVTVIVRTSAEGVKVAELHHELRSLINKWMKTIENLGKEPAPSSQRSAKGKSKSGNGQKDDAIGMLHQESSRTLSLLRDTYNSGFKDIYINDRSLVQEVTDYIELIDPGQGRIVKLYEDKKPIFDAFDVTRQIKHLFGKSVTYKSGAYLIIEQTEAMHVIDVNSGNRARGSKQQEDTAVDVNLSAAEEIARQMRLRDLGGIIVVDFIDMAQAANRQKLFETMNEYMKNDRAKHTILPITKFGLMQITRQRVRQAMTIETDEVCPSCLGTGKVKPSIFFTDELEDMIARLMTQEGVSKLVLHVHPYVAAFINSRKGLLGFGSSLLAKWRGKYGKGLNIVADQSLGVLSYEFYDSEDNELSHILEDNDEKEDDE from the coding sequence GTGAAAAGTGAACTGATCATAGATGTTCGCCAGAAGGAGGTCTCTATTGCGGTCCTAGAGGATAGTCGATTGGTAGAGCTTCAGAGGGAAAAGCAGAATATCGCTTTTTCTGTGGGGGATATCTATTTGGGCAAAGTGAAGAAGATTATGCCTGGTCTGAACGCCGCTTTTGTCGATATTGGTCATCGTAAGGAAGCATTCCTTCATTATCGAGACCTAGGCAATGGCTTTCTGACGGCTAAGAGTTTTCTTGCTGCTCAGCGTAAATTCGGTAAAAGCTTTTCTCCGGAAAAGGTGAAGTTGGAAAAGGAGATAGAGAAGGGTGGTGCTATCGCTGATATGCTCAGTCAGGGCGATGAAGTGATGGTGCAGATTACCAAAGAAGCTATCTCTACTAAAGGTCCAAGGCTCTCGACTGAGCTTTCATTTGCAGGTAGATATTTGGTATTAATACCATTTTCTGAAAAGGTGTCAGTGTCTCAAAAGATCCGTTCTGGGGAAGAACGTCAGAGACTTAAAATGCTGGTTCAGAGTATTAAGCCTAAGAATGTGACCGTTATTGTTCGTACCTCTGCTGAGGGGGTCAAGGTTGCGGAACTCCACCATGAGTTGCGGTCTTTGATCAATAAATGGATGAAAACCATTGAAAACCTAGGCAAGGAGCCCGCACCATCGTCCCAACGTAGTGCGAAGGGTAAGAGTAAAAGTGGTAATGGTCAGAAAGATGATGCCATCGGCATGCTACATCAGGAGAGTAGTCGCACACTAAGTCTTTTGAGAGATACGTATAACTCTGGATTTAAGGACATATACATTAATGATCGTTCGTTAGTTCAGGAGGTCACTGATTATATTGAGTTGATTGATCCAGGTCAAGGACGTATCGTCAAGCTTTATGAGGATAAGAAGCCTATATTTGATGCCTTTGATGTCACGAGACAGATTAAGCACTTATTTGGTAAGAGCGTGACTTATAAGAGCGGAGCTTATCTCATAATAGAGCAGACGGAAGCGATGCATGTGATTGATGTCAATAGTGGCAATCGAGCTAGGGGATCAAAGCAGCAAGAGGATACTGCAGTGGATGTTAATTTGTCTGCAGCCGAAGAGATTGCTAGGCAGATGAGACTTAGAGACCTTGGGGGGATCATCGTGGTGGACTTTATCGATATGGCTCAGGCGGCGAATAGACAAAAGCTATTCGAGACCATGAATGAGTATATGAAAAACGACCGGGCTAAGCATACGATACTACCTATCACTAAGTTTGGTTTGATGCAGATTACTCGCCAAAGAGTACGTCAAGCCATGACGATCGAAACTGATGAAGTGTGTCCATCATGCTTAGGTACTGGGAAGGTCAAGCCATCTATATTCTTTACCGATGAGCTAGAGGATATGATTGCTAGACTGATGACACAAGAGGGAGTGAGTAAACTTGTCTTGCATGTCCATCCATACGTAGCAGCGTTTATAAATAGTCGCAAGGGACTCTTAGGATTTGGTAGTTCATTGTTGGCAAAGTGGAGAGGAAAGTACGGCAAGGGGCTTAATATCGTAGCGGACCAGTCGTTGGGTGTCCTTTCTTATGAGTTCTATGACTCTGAGGATAATGAGCTGTCTCATATCTTGGAGGACAATGATGAAAAAGAGGATGATGAGTAA
- a CDS encoding TonB-dependent receptor, producing the protein MKSLFWRGLLWTSVFAMSIIGVMAENLGYATEIPSESEVAYKLKGKVVDAYDDTPLAYATVVVLGTSYGATTNVDGYFEVKDLVKGTVTVRVSFVGYGTREIKLDSKGDHVIKLEPTAINMEEVVVSASRNETRRNLAPVLVNVTDAKLFTKVNAVTLDEALKYNPGVRVEDNCQNCGFNQVRINGLDGTYSQIVINSRSIFSSLAGVYALELFPTSMIDRVEVVRGGGSALYGSAAIGGTVNVITKTPTRNTAEASYIISGVQDNLGTPMHDAGLFASVVDNSGRAGVSVFGKMKSRPGLDLKRPGSAQPNGKDGFSDLPQLHFATLGTSAFYSVGPATKLSLDYFYTQEKRRGGDRLDRPEHEAQIAEAVKHRIHTGILKLDQNLADGMGFLNVFVAGSHIDRDSYYGGGSLLARELREKHEAGTLTKEDIDGLVGALGSYGNTKETTLQAGTQYSHNFDKLIFMPAELTAGFEFNHNDLKDISGYRPEAIDQVTNTTSLFLQNEWKNDVWGFLIGGRYDHVDLKNGDDPSKKLDILTPRVTLRFNPIEKLHIRATYGQGFRSPQFFDEELHVNFAGGEGKPSVLSANLHEEKSHSTSLSADYYLAWDNGFKLNLMAEGFYTRLLDKFNHEDRGDYLEVVNASNASVYGANLELRLAYTNIATLDMGFTAQRSLFDEEEEVGIDGINSREFMRTPNTYGYFLLNWTPSHHFSWSLSGNYTGKMYVPHEAGDLVPGYITIQDGVLERSKAFFTLGTKVSYAFHMEDAMMEFSIGAQNIFNSYQKDFDEGSQRASAYIYGPKMPRTIFAGIKVNL; encoded by the coding sequence ATGAAATCATTATTTTGGAGAGGTCTGCTATGGACCTCCGTATTTGCTATGTCCATTATTGGCGTCATGGCAGAGAATTTGGGGTATGCAACTGAAATCCCAAGTGAATCAGAAGTTGCATACAAGCTAAAGGGGAAGGTGGTAGACGCCTATGATGATACCCCTCTTGCATACGCAACGGTTGTTGTGTTAGGTACCTCTTATGGAGCTACTACCAATGTTGATGGTTACTTTGAAGTAAAGGATCTCGTAAAGGGAACCGTGACCGTGAGAGTCTCATTTGTCGGATATGGCACTCGTGAGATCAAGCTTGACTCAAAGGGCGACCACGTGATAAAGTTGGAGCCAACCGCCATCAATATGGAGGAGGTTGTCGTGAGTGCGAGCAGGAACGAGACCCGTAGAAACTTGGCACCAGTCTTAGTGAATGTTACAGATGCTAAGTTGTTTACTAAAGTGAATGCTGTCACCTTGGATGAAGCTTTGAAGTACAATCCTGGTGTGAGAGTAGAGGATAACTGTCAGAACTGTGGATTCAACCAAGTTCGTATTAATGGACTTGATGGGACTTACTCTCAGATTGTTATTAACTCACGCAGCATATTTAGTTCGCTGGCAGGTGTGTACGCACTTGAGTTATTTCCTACCTCTATGATAGATCGTGTGGAAGTGGTTCGTGGAGGAGGCTCTGCACTCTATGGCTCAGCTGCTATTGGTGGTACAGTGAATGTTATTACTAAGACTCCTACTCGAAATACCGCTGAGGCGAGCTACATCATAAGTGGAGTTCAAGATAACTTAGGCACTCCTATGCATGATGCTGGATTGTTTGCATCTGTTGTTGATAACAGTGGGAGAGCTGGAGTGAGTGTATTTGGGAAGATGAAGAGTCGTCCAGGACTTGACCTAAAGCGTCCTGGAAGTGCACAACCTAATGGGAAAGATGGTTTTTCTGACTTGCCACAGCTCCACTTTGCCACCCTTGGTACTTCTGCTTTCTATTCTGTTGGTCCAGCTACTAAGCTGTCTCTCGACTATTTCTATACACAAGAAAAACGTAGAGGTGGGGATCGTCTTGATCGTCCCGAACATGAAGCACAAATTGCCGAAGCAGTCAAGCATAGAATCCATACTGGTATCCTTAAACTGGATCAAAATCTTGCCGATGGTATGGGATTCTTGAATGTCTTTGTCGCTGGGTCGCATATTGATAGAGATAGTTATTATGGAGGTGGAAGCCTTCTAGCTAGAGAGTTGCGTGAGAAGCATGAAGCAGGAACATTAACTAAGGAAGATATTGATGGCCTAGTTGGAGCTTTGGGATCATACGGAAATACCAAAGAAACAACGCTCCAAGCAGGTACTCAGTATAGTCATAATTTTGATAAACTCATCTTTATGCCAGCTGAGTTAACAGCAGGGTTCGAGTTTAACCACAATGATCTGAAGGACATCAGTGGGTATCGTCCAGAAGCTATTGATCAAGTCACCAATACTACAAGTCTTTTCTTGCAAAATGAGTGGAAGAATGATGTTTGGGGCTTCTTGATTGGTGGTCGTTATGATCATGTGGATCTTAAGAATGGTGATGATCCAAGTAAAAAACTAGATATCCTTACCCCACGTGTAACACTTCGATTCAATCCAATTGAGAAATTACACATACGTGCTACGTATGGCCAAGGCTTTCGTTCTCCACAGTTCTTTGATGAGGAACTGCACGTGAATTTTGCTGGAGGTGAAGGTAAGCCAAGTGTTCTTAGTGCTAACTTGCATGAAGAGAAAAGCCATAGTACCAGTCTCTCTGCAGATTATTATCTAGCTTGGGATAATGGATTTAAGCTTAATCTAATGGCTGAAGGGTTTTATACACGTTTGCTGGATAAGTTCAATCATGAGGATAGAGGAGATTATCTAGAGGTTGTTAATGCTAGTAATGCCAGTGTCTATGGTGCTAACTTAGAGTTAAGACTAGCATACACTAACATCGCAACTCTTGATATGGGCTTCACAGCTCAGAGAAGTCTTTTTGATGAAGAGGAGGAAGTCGGTATTGATGGTATTAATAGTCGCGAGTTTATGCGTACTCCTAATACCTATGGATACTTTCTTCTAAATTGGACACCAAGCCATCACTTCTCTTGGAGCTTATCAGGTAACTATACTGGGAAAATGTATGTGCCTCATGAGGCTGGTGATCTCGTCCCAGGTTATATCACTATTCAAGATGGTGTGTTAGAGCGTTCTAAAGCTTTCTTCACTCTCGGAACAAAGGTCTCCTATGCTTTCCACATGGAAGATGCTATGATGGAGTTTAGCATTGGAGCACAGAATATATTTAACTCTTATCAAAAAGACTTTGATGAGGGCTCACAAAGAGCATCGGCCTATATATATGGTCCAAAGATGCCAAGAACAATTTTTGCCGGAATAAAGGTGAACCTGTAA